TTGGATATTGAATTTCCTCCgtttttatatttagatcaACTTTGTCATCATCTAACCTTCATCTttaaaacactgaattaatattcattaatgatttttcattgtgtacattataatgttgtgaatTTCACTTTTAGTGTgcaacagcgactttttttttttaaaacaaaatagtaTCAATTTTAATATCTACCATAATTATCGGCTTAtatcataattttaatattgcgCATCCCTAAAAATAAACTCGTACCTCAGGTAATTTGCTGCCAGGAATGCTGGGGAAGTCATGATGCTCCATATGGTATCCCACATTGAAGGTTATCAAGTTGAGAGAACCGTAATAAGAGTAGGTTTCATGACCTTTCATAAACATGTAGTGTTCAGCGATGAAATGTCCAGAGATGGGATGCAGGCCCATGCACAGTATAGAGCCAGCAATAAGATAGACTATAGGCTTGAGACCCCAAAAATAGTAGATGATAATGTCTACCACAAACTGCACGACTGCATTCAGCATCTCCAACCTGGTCACAGGCTTGGGGTTCACGACCAACGGACGGAGCGCGTAGAACAAAGGCTGGAGGAAGAGCCAGAGCACCTTCCTGGCTGGGGTGCAGAAGAACCAGCCCTCAAGGTCGGTTGGAATATCCACGTCCAAGCCATCTCCTCCGAGATACCGATGGTGGTCGATGTGGTACTTCTTGAAGGATGCCGAGTAAGGCAAGCCAATGGGGAGATTGGCGAACATGGCAAACCAGCGGTTCCAGCGAGCCTTTTTAGTGCCAAAGGCCACGTTGTGTGAAATGTCATGGATGGCGAGGGTCAGAGAGTGGTTGATGCAGCCACCGAATGCATACGCCCAAAACAACACCCACTTCCAGGAGAGCTCGTGAACCATGTAACATGCCAGCAGCTGGGTGAGTACCATCCCTGACACGACCCACTTCAGCTGGGGGTCATGACCCATCAAAGACTTGATTTCAGGATACTTTGCTGAAGAGAGAGAACAAGGTCAagataaaaatagtttaaatagtaaaaaagctacattttttattattatcatttatatacacaaacgtgtgtgtgtatatatacacatatgatCTGAATTGTGTCACTAAAGAGATTTGAGATGACCAAATTGCCACAAAAATACATCTTTGAGGgaaattgttttataatatgaGCAGAAAGAGACCGCAGAGTGATGAGAGACATAAAActtacacattaaaaaaaataaaaaaaatattcacaacACAAGCAACAACCTTTTCCATTATAGTTCCTATATTGACAGCAAtagtgaaaaaagaaaaaaaaaatccttcaaaGGATATAAACTGTTCTTTGAGCTCTTGAAATTAGTTTCTTGTTACAGGGATTATTATAGATTTTTATTGAAGTCTTATTCATGTTCAAGGATGTGTTGTACTTTCGGTTAAAGAAAGGTTGTACTTGAAATTAAGCCTTCACAACCTcattaaattaacacttaaaataattatgcTTGCATCACTTTTGAAGcggattattttttaaattaagatgtTATTATAATAACATCTTAATTCGATGCTATTAACAAACATCTTAAAAAGTTCATGTTATTTATACTTAgcattgcaaaaaataatatgACTATTACAGTTGCTAGTGGTAACCCATTAAACATGTTAAGGGTAGGGTAGTCAACCTATTACTAATTTTCCCCACACGGGAGATGCTCCCCGGACTGTGTGCCTTTTTAATTAGTAGATTTGTTTACCCTACTAATGTTCTGTTTATCATCCGCTGCTGCAGAATATCTAAGTTCCACAAACATCTATTTCACAGTGACCACTTTCACCTGTACAATTACATGTGACCTGCATGCAAATCTGccataacacttttttttttttcatgcaatttgCATAATGTCTGTATGCAAACTGTTCATATTGCTAGGTTTTCTACTGGTCTGTGCTTGAGTGAATGGGAACATGcgaatcatatttttttatctaGGGGTAATACAGTCACAAGCAGTGATAATCATGAAATGGGCACCATTAAACATGGACATGTTCTTGATTTCAGTTCCATATGTCAAATTATCTGTGTATTTGTTTTGCCTTTGCATTTTACATATGTCAAACAAATGGCGCTCACAAAACATGCAGGTGTACAAATGCAGTTGGAGATTCATTGATTCGACTTTTCCTGCCCCTTGAGTCTCTGCTGTAATCTGAACAAGATCACACCTGTCATGGCttattgtcatgtaaatgcacAAACAGGTTTATTTTGAACAAAGTGTTTGTGTTTCGGCTTCTGTAAGTCGTATTCAAGCCTAAAGTAATCAAACCTGCATTCTGTGCTTCTGAACATTGTACAAGTTCATCCATGTAATGAGTAACCAAATGCCataaagtgtgtaaataaaaggTACCGCAAACTCCACTCCCAGATGCTAATACAATCCAAGGTGGTGCTTTGGCATACAAATAACTAAATGGTCTTTTAGCAAAACaagaataatttaaaaacaaatttggaTTGCACTGACACCAATAATTTTTAACACCAAGTTTTTCTGTTActtaaaaatattgtataaaataatgtatatttacattatacaatattatatataatattttacattgtatttcatgttactgaaaatatcaaattttatatatatatatatatatatatatatatatatatatatatatatatatatattagtatccGAGTCATCATCCCTTCTGAAATGGTCTCAAGATGATAAAAGAATACactattaatatttaaagatcTTGAGGTGTAAAGCTATCCGTGTGACTTCACAATATCTTATCAATAACAAGAGGTGTTTTGGGGGGATAATGATGGAGAATTACAGTAAAGGGGACGTTCCCCCTGGCCTTCTGTcttgttatttttgtgttgaAATCTCCAAGCTGttcataaatgtgttttataggGGAACTGAGCTTGTGACATTATATCTTTACTGTTATGGTCATAAGACTAGAATGTTGTCATCAAGTAAGACCCATTGCCATAGAGCCAATAATGCCTGGAATCAGTTTACACAAATTACTATCGCCTAAAGCCATTGTCTGGTAGATCCAGGAAAAACACATCTATATGTTTTACCTGTCTACACCTAGCCTATGTCTTGTCTAACTAGGCTACATTAAACTAAACATATGGCAAAGTGTGCTTGACCTCAAATACAAGTAGAATGAGAGGAGTTAATATTTTGCATATATAACACGACGACAGAGTATataaacgaaaaaaaaaaaagaaagaaattggaAAATTCTCACTTCACGCTCCCTCTTCACACATACAAGCACACCCATAATCACGCTGGGTCACCGGCACGCGCTCACTCTTCCGGGGAAgatatgggattttttttttttttttttcttatattggACGATATATTGAATATACTTTTTAGAATTTTAAACTAGTTCGGGAAGATGTACATtagaattaaaatgtcattttaatcgTCCGAATTCCTGTATAATCAGTGATTATTTTGAGTTATGCCGTGATAGGCAGTCATGATGAGATAAAGTGCTTCTTGATACACATTTGAGCTATAGGGTGAATTCatggtgattgggacactttttgccattgtgATAAATTggaaagtgtcccaatcaacctgaattcaccctatatatcTTTGTCAACACAAGATATACAACCAGATAACAAAATTTAACACGCTCCCAAATGGTTAAGTGGATATTTAAACTCAATTTAAGTCAGTCGGCTAGCCAAAACCACATGACTTCTACAGCATGTTTAACGAATTCTGCTGACTTAAAGTTGTATTTCTGTCATTTGATTTACACTTACCTaatatttcttttcttctccatGTGTGCGGTTGTTCATTATAAACCCATTCAAAGTCCCAGCGTCCAACTGCTTTCCCCATTTTTACACCTGTGTGCTGCTGGTGTAATGCGCTCAGGTGATTCCTCGCTTACTAGACTCGTTTCGGACACGCCCTCTTAGATAAGACAAGTATGGAAGGTGTGCCTGAAAGTCTATACCAACGGTAACTAACTTCAATCGAAACCCTAACGAAGTGGCGAGATTAAGCTGTCAGAGAGCAGCCTAGCCCATACAGTTTGCTTTGTCACAAtaagaaaattacattttgccaCAGACGCAAATCGGTTGACTGTGGAATGTTTGgcaatttgatttaaaatatacGCGCGGCAATATACGAATTACACAGTAAAggttggtttatttatttatttatttttccccccttttatgatatattttagCAGTGTCACAGTCCTGTAATTCTGGTCTAGACAGGTTTACGTCACCTTACCACGAGGGggcgtttattattattattccatcAAATAGCCTAAAAAGCATTTAACAACAGACAAATTTAGATGTAATGTGATGCTTGT
This window of the Ctenopharyngodon idella isolate HZGC_01 chromosome 17, HZGC01, whole genome shotgun sequence genome carries:
- the degs2 gene encoding sphingolipid delta(4)-desaturase/C4-monooxygenase DES2, which gives rise to MGKAVGRWDFEWVYNEQPHTWRRKEILAKYPEIKSLMGHDPQLKWVVSGMVLTQLLACYMVHELSWKWVLFWAYAFGGCINHSLTLAIHDISHNVAFGTKKARWNRWFAMFANLPIGLPYSASFKKYHIDHHRYLGGDGLDVDIPTDLEGWFFCTPARKVLWLFLQPLFYALRPLVVNPKPVTRLEMLNAVVQFVVDIIIYYFWGLKPIVYLIAGSILCMGLHPISGHFIAEHYMFMKGHETYSYYGSLNLITFNVGYHMEHHDFPSIPGSKLPEVKRIAAEYYDSLPQHTSWMRVLWDFVFDDTIGPYARIKRQYKLGKKE